In the genome of Saprospira sp. CCB-QB6, one region contains:
- a CDS encoding UDP-3-O-(3-hydroxymyristoyl)glucosamine N-acyltransferase, giving the protein MKLAESILVSELADMLGAKLIGDPNVEITHLNEIHKVCKGSLIFVDNEKYYTQAIYSTASAILIDQAVDCPPNKALLVVERPFEAYNNLAKKYLPFTPMSSQISPTAQIGKGTVIEAGAVVGNHVVIGEDCLIRANAVISDYTVIGNRVKIHSNSVIGNDAFYYHLEEDRSYKPWHSIGRVVIEDDVRIGAACTIDRGVSGDTHIGKGCKLDDQVHLGHGVVLGKHCLIAAQTGIAGKTIIQDFVTIYGQVGISKGLVVGEGAVLLAQAGVSKSIPGGKRYMGAPAVEAYSRFKELAAIRRLPELTKTVDQLQKRFKNQDLNPQD; this is encoded by the coding sequence ATGAAACTTGCGGAATCGATTCTCGTCTCTGAGCTAGCAGATATGCTAGGCGCCAAACTCATCGGAGATCCCAATGTAGAAATTACTCATCTCAACGAAATTCACAAGGTGTGTAAAGGCAGCCTGATCTTCGTCGATAATGAGAAGTATTATACTCAAGCTATTTATTCTACGGCCTCGGCTATTCTGATTGATCAGGCGGTAGATTGTCCCCCGAATAAGGCCCTTTTGGTGGTGGAACGCCCCTTTGAGGCCTATAATAATTTGGCCAAAAAGTATTTGCCTTTTACGCCTATGAGCAGCCAAATTAGTCCCACGGCCCAAATTGGCAAAGGGACGGTGATCGAGGCAGGTGCTGTTGTGGGTAATCATGTCGTGATTGGCGAAGATTGCTTGATTCGGGCCAATGCCGTGATTTCTGATTATACGGTGATTGGCAATCGAGTGAAAATCCACTCTAATTCTGTAATTGGTAATGATGCTTTTTATTACCATCTAGAGGAGGACCGCAGTTATAAGCCTTGGCATTCTATTGGCCGAGTGGTGATTGAGGATGATGTCCGTATTGGGGCAGCTTGTACCATTGATCGCGGGGTTTCTGGCGATACGCATATTGGTAAAGGCTGTAAATTAGATGATCAGGTGCATTTGGGCCATGGTGTGGTTTTGGGCAAACATTGCTTGATTGCGGCCCAAACGGGAATCGCGGGCAAAACCATTATCCAAGATTTTGTCACTATTTACGGACAAGTGGGTATTTCTAAGGGCTTGGTTGTTGGCGAAGGTGCCGTTTTGCTTGCTCAAGCTGGGGTCTCTAAGTCTATTCCTGGTGGCAAGCGCTATATGGGCGCTCCTGCAGTAGAGGCTTACAGCCGCTTTAAGGAATTGGCTGCCATTCGTCGCTTACCCGAATTGACGAAAACAGTAGATCAACTTCAAAAACGATTTAAGAATCAAGATCTTAACCCCCAAGATTAG
- a CDS encoding NUDIX hydrolase, protein MTSFHLGVGAIICSSDQQLFFVQQKDETYPLSQWQLALSVWGGAVEAEDESPEIALYRELQEELRWQPEQPPIFIGQFKIKSIQEFKLCLFKIILPKEELEQLAQQPVYEGYGRLLDAESLQKHNWVWDLGTVIYQEIIEKGPKG, encoded by the coding sequence ATGACTTCTTTTCACCTTGGCGTTGGCGCCATTATCTGTAGTTCGGACCAGCAATTATTTTTTGTGCAGCAAAAGGATGAAACTTATCCGCTGTCGCAATGGCAACTGGCCTTATCGGTTTGGGGTGGGGCTGTAGAGGCCGAAGATGAAAGCCCAGAAATTGCCTTATACCGAGAGCTGCAAGAAGAGTTGCGCTGGCAACCTGAGCAGCCGCCTATTTTTATTGGGCAGTTCAAGATCAAAAGTATTCAGGAGTTTAAGCTTTGTTTGTTCAAAATTATCTTGCCCAAAGAAGAGTTAGAACAGTTGGCCCAGCAGCCCGTCTATGAGGGCTATGGCCGCTTGCTCGATGCAGAAAGTTTGCAAAAACATAATTGGGTTTGGGATTTGGGGACAGTTATTTATCAAGAGATTATAGAAAAGGGCCCCAAGGGCTAG
- a CDS encoding GIY-YIG nuclease family protein: MGQTIITHFIEGTPKGIQSLQLSNKTIMGFVIPRADTKKAKDLLSELLDTPCLYLLLDDDNEGVKPKVYIGQTDDFFSRIYSHNQTKQFWTKALVFTSQAGTLNKADILFLEYLAIQKAREANVFDTKENKQVPRQPKLQRHIIDTLNDFFGDVQFIMSFIGYSVFRVAGEATDSLKLFYTKGRQSDAKGFYDENGFTVLKGSILSKETSPSFAWSEKRNKMIQEYVREENEVLILKDDYLFSSPSTAAEFCIGSSTNGWTAWKNKDGKTLDEEYRQ; the protein is encoded by the coding sequence ATGGGACAAACAATTATTACACACTTTATAGAGGGAACACCTAAAGGAATACAGAGCTTGCAGTTAAGCAATAAAACAATTATGGGCTTTGTTATTCCAAGGGCAGATACGAAAAAAGCAAAAGACCTATTGAGCGAATTGTTGGATACACCTTGTTTGTATCTGTTGTTAGATGATGATAATGAGGGTGTTAAGCCTAAGGTGTACATTGGGCAAACGGATGATTTTTTCTCTAGAATTTATAGTCATAATCAAACTAAACAGTTTTGGACTAAAGCCCTAGTTTTTACATCTCAAGCAGGGACGTTAAATAAAGCGGATATACTTTTTCTGGAATACTTGGCAATTCAAAAAGCTCGCGAGGCCAATGTTTTTGATACAAAAGAGAATAAGCAAGTCCCTCGACAGCCAAAGTTACAACGACATATTATAGATACCTTAAATGATTTTTTTGGAGATGTTCAGTTCATTATGTCATTTATTGGATATAGCGTATTTAGAGTTGCAGGTGAGGCTACTGATAGTTTGAAGCTTTTCTATACAAAAGGAAGACAATCAGATGCCAAGGGATTTTATGATGAAAATGGTTTTACAGTTTTAAAGGGGAGTATTTTAAGTAAAGAAACATCACCTTCATTTGCATGGTCTGAAAAACGGAATAAAATGATACAAGAGTATGTGAGGGAAGAAAACGAGGTATTGATCTTAAAAGATGATTACTTGTTTTCTAGTCCAAGTACTGCTGCTGAATTTTGTATAGGGAGTAGCACGAATGGTTGGACTGCATGGAAAAATAAAGATGGAAAAACATTAGATGAAGAATATCGACAGTAA
- the mnmE gene encoding tRNA uridine-5-carboxymethylaminomethyl(34) synthesis GTPase MnmE: protein MYNYLDLQDTIVAVATPAGAGAIAVIRLSGKSAISIANGMFRAKDLSQQDSHSLHLGYIYDEAGQRVDQVLCSVFKGPTSYTREDVIEFSCHGSPYIQQRLLSLCLRSGARLAKEGEFTLRAFLNGQLDLAQAEAVADLIAADSEAAHQMALQQMRGGFSQQIEGLRKELLQFASLLELELDFGEEDVEFAQRKELEALLLKIRAMIKQLMDSFQLGNVLKEGVSTVLAGRPNAGKSTLLNALLNEERAIVSDIAGTTRDSIEELLNIDGIQFRLIDTAGIREASDQIEAIGVEKTYEKIAQSTVLLYVYDASQLSQEECEADLARLRREGLAVLVLANKCDQLEEGQALAADHFRLSAKQKEGLGELRSALRNLVVEGQIHQQGTTVNNLRHYQALEEGYQAIDAALLGLEEGLSGDLLAMDIRAALRALGEITGKVDVEDLLENIFGQFCIGK from the coding sequence ATGTACAACTACCTAGATTTACAAGACACCATTGTGGCCGTGGCCACCCCTGCTGGGGCTGGAGCCATTGCCGTCATTCGCTTATCGGGCAAATCGGCCATTAGCATTGCCAACGGGATGTTTCGGGCCAAGGATTTGAGCCAGCAAGACAGTCACAGCCTGCATTTGGGCTACATTTATGATGAGGCGGGGCAGCGGGTTGATCAGGTACTTTGTTCAGTTTTTAAGGGACCAACCTCCTACACTCGAGAAGACGTCATTGAGTTTTCTTGTCATGGTTCGCCATATATTCAGCAGCGCTTGCTCAGTTTGTGTTTGCGTTCGGGTGCGCGTTTGGCCAAAGAGGGGGAATTTACCCTGCGGGCTTTCCTCAATGGGCAATTGGATTTGGCCCAGGCAGAGGCCGTGGCCGACCTCATTGCGGCAGATTCGGAAGCGGCGCATCAGATGGCTTTGCAGCAAATGCGGGGCGGTTTTTCTCAGCAAATTGAGGGCTTGCGGAAAGAGCTTTTGCAATTTGCTTCCCTGCTAGAGTTGGAGCTTGATTTTGGCGAAGAAGATGTGGAATTTGCGCAAAGAAAAGAGCTAGAGGCGCTCCTTTTGAAAATTCGGGCCATGATTAAGCAATTGATGGACTCCTTTCAGTTGGGTAATGTATTGAAAGAGGGGGTAAGCACCGTTTTGGCGGGCCGTCCCAATGCGGGAAAATCGACCTTGCTCAATGCTTTATTGAATGAAGAGCGGGCCATTGTGTCGGATATAGCGGGCACCACCCGCGACAGCATCGAAGAACTGCTCAACATAGATGGGATTCAGTTTCGCCTAATTGATACGGCGGGGATTCGGGAGGCCAGCGATCAAATTGAGGCCATTGGGGTAGAAAAAACCTATGAAAAAATTGCGCAATCTACGGTCTTGCTCTATGTCTATGATGCCAGCCAATTGAGTCAGGAAGAATGCGAGGCGGACCTTGCTCGTTTGCGCAGAGAGGGCTTGGCCGTCTTGGTATTGGCCAACAAATGCGATCAATTGGAAGAAGGGCAAGCCTTAGCTGCCGATCATTTTCGGCTTTCGGCCAAGCAAAAAGAAGGCTTGGGCGAGCTGCGTTCGGCCTTGCGCAATTTAGTTGTTGAGGGGCAAATTCATCAGCAAGGGACCACAGTAAACAATCTACGGCATTATCAGGCATTGGAAGAAGGTTATCAGGCTATAGATGCGGCCTTACTGGGCTTAGAAGAGGGCCTCAGTGGCGACCTACTGGCGATGGATATTCGAGCTGCGCTTCGGGCTTTGGGCGAAATTACGGGCAAGGTAGATGTGGAAGATTTGTTGGAGAATATTTTTGGGCAGTTTTGTATTGGGAAGTAG
- a CDS encoding PorV/PorQ family protein, giving the protein MTKYTSLLFVGLFCLSFLATSPTAKAGNPDRQGEAGAYELIMNPWARSAGLNGLVAARVTGVEALRFNPAGICRISGKTEVALGHTQYMAGTGISLNAAGLVQKIGDNGALGVELMSVGFGDIPLTTVDQPGGITTFSPSFFNIGLSYGYVFKDEEGNEKVSVGFGVRVVSESIANASATGVGFDAGVQYVTGVDRQIKFGVALRNIGTKMSYSGDGLAFVGVAPNNTTALTVNSRGAGYELPSLLHIGLSYDFYLGSKINRLTAVGNFTSNSFSRDQYGVGVEYAFKEMFMARTAFRYEGDMYNAETSSTASGGLTAGVTAELPLRKGSAKKIAFDYAYEYTQVFKGTHSLTLKLKL; this is encoded by the coding sequence ATGACTAAATATACTTCTTTGTTGTTTGTGGGCCTTTTTTGCCTTAGCTTTTTGGCTACTTCGCCCACAGCAAAAGCAGGAAATCCGGATCGACAAGGGGAAGCCGGTGCCTATGAGTTGATCATGAATCCTTGGGCCCGTTCTGCTGGTCTAAATGGTTTGGTGGCTGCTCGTGTAACTGGGGTAGAAGCACTTCGCTTTAACCCTGCTGGGATTTGCCGTATCTCAGGAAAAACAGAGGTGGCATTAGGTCATACTCAATATATGGCAGGAACTGGCATTAGCCTGAATGCCGCTGGATTAGTCCAGAAAATTGGTGACAATGGTGCTTTGGGCGTAGAACTGATGTCTGTAGGCTTTGGTGATATTCCTCTAACTACCGTTGATCAGCCTGGTGGAATTACTACTTTTAGCCCTTCATTTTTTAATATTGGTCTTTCTTATGGCTATGTGTTTAAAGATGAAGAAGGGAATGAAAAAGTTTCTGTTGGTTTTGGTGTCCGCGTAGTATCAGAATCTATCGCCAATGCTTCTGCTACTGGTGTAGGATTTGATGCTGGTGTACAATATGTAACAGGTGTTGATCGTCAAATTAAATTTGGTGTCGCTCTTCGTAATATCGGAACTAAGATGTCTTATTCTGGAGATGGTTTAGCCTTTGTAGGGGTCGCTCCTAATAATACAACTGCACTAACTGTAAATAGTCGTGGTGCAGGTTACGAGTTGCCTTCATTGCTTCATATTGGATTGTCTTATGACTTTTACCTCGGTAGCAAGATTAACCGCCTAACAGCAGTAGGTAACTTTACTTCTAACTCTTTCTCTCGCGACCAATATGGTGTAGGCGTTGAGTATGCCTTTAAGGAAATGTTTATGGCACGTACTGCTTTCCGTTATGAAGGGGATATGTATAACGCTGAAACTTCTAGCACTGCTTCGGGTGGATTGACTGCTGGCGTTACTGCTGAGCTTCCTCTCCGCAAAGGCTCTGCTAAGAAAATTGCCTTTGATTATGCCTATGAGTATACTCAGGTGTTCAAAGGTACTCACTCTTTGACCTTGAAGTTGAAACTCTAA